A window of the Pedobacter frigiditerrae genome harbors these coding sequences:
- a CDS encoding NACHT domain-containing protein has product MELNLSDIKDIAIIAKPFIDPIITTMISPKIKLLEKWVKKQKTQGDMIENFFESKFTEYLNRSYQKFSTLNILVFPNQQINIKSIYLPLSIRSTKDYKEYKIDLFKQEFIEPYQRIVISDTAGMGKSTLMKWIGLSLIEQKLSIPILIELKKLNDKHSIIDEIYNQLDPIDQSFDKDLVIKFLELGGFTILLDGFDEIQYEYREKVIIDLKDFVSKASKNWFILTSRPDSSLTSFGEFQMFHITPLGIEESFELIKKYDSINKNKVSDQLIKNIKEKDTQVREFLVNPFLVSLLYKTYTYNKDLPSKKSTFYDDVYGALYKHHDLSKDGFKRNKKSNLDIQDFRLVLRQLAYDTAKIVKVEYNEQDLVKYIHEAKVKCVGLDFKENDFIEDIEANVPLFVREGSILKWAHKSLQDYFAAEFIGTSKDKEKIIQLIYESRKENYLNIIDFLYEIEYKSFRKIIVGNIVRSFINYCENTYRDFNDIKEIAIRDRQAISFGISHGFYLSETRLEFSTIRKKFEAKIKEPMNQMISRPVSKKEHFFQIMASTYEQGIINILISKNEPIFRIKNAKNANTVEKIVKNLPKNKAICFDDDINNPINVKEIFDVITDVALSQGFMTRPYENHILDYEKCKVLLDKIEKENAIDEQKDTLAGI; this is encoded by the coding sequence ATGGAACTTAACCTCTCAGACATTAAAGATATAGCAATAATTGCTAAGCCTTTTATTGACCCCATAATTACAACAATGATTTCACCTAAAATCAAGTTATTAGAAAAGTGGGTAAAAAAACAAAAAACTCAAGGGGATATGATTGAAAACTTCTTTGAAAGTAAATTCACAGAATATTTAAATAGATCATATCAGAAATTTAGCACACTTAACATATTGGTTTTCCCCAATCAACAAATAAATATTAAATCAATTTATCTTCCTCTTTCAATCCGTTCAACCAAAGACTATAAAGAATATAAAATTGATTTATTTAAGCAGGAATTTATAGAACCGTATCAAAGAATCGTAATAAGTGATACTGCCGGAATGGGCAAATCAACATTAATGAAATGGATAGGGCTTAGCCTAATTGAGCAAAAATTATCTATACCCATATTAATTGAGTTGAAAAAACTAAATGATAAACACAGTATAATTGATGAAATCTACAATCAACTAGATCCAATAGATCAATCTTTTGATAAAGACCTTGTAATTAAATTTTTAGAGCTTGGTGGCTTCACAATTCTCCTCGACGGATTTGATGAAATACAGTATGAATATCGAGAGAAAGTGATTATTGATTTAAAAGACTTTGTTTCCAAGGCAAGTAAAAATTGGTTTATTCTCACTTCTAGACCAGACTCATCGTTAACTTCTTTCGGAGAGTTTCAAATGTTTCATATAACACCTCTGGGAATTGAGGAATCTTTCGAACTTATAAAGAAGTATGATTCAATTAATAAGAATAAAGTTAGCGACCAGCTTATTAAAAATATAAAAGAAAAGGATACTCAAGTTCGTGAGTTTTTGGTTAATCCTTTTCTAGTTTCTCTCTTATATAAAACATACACTTACAACAAAGATTTACCATCTAAAAAATCCACTTTTTATGATGATGTATACGGAGCTTTATACAAACACCATGACTTATCAAAAGATGGATTTAAGAGAAATAAAAAATCAAACCTCGACATTCAAGATTTCAGACTGGTACTAAGGCAGTTAGCTTATGATACCGCAAAGATTGTGAAAGTCGAATATAATGAACAGGATTTAGTTAAATATATACATGAAGCAAAGGTCAAGTGCGTGGGATTAGATTTTAAGGAGAATGATTTCATAGAAGATATTGAGGCTAATGTTCCGTTATTCGTAAGAGAAGGAAGCATTCTTAAATGGGCTCATAAATCTTTACAAGATTACTTTGCTGCAGAGTTTATTGGAACATCAAAGGACAAAGAAAAAATAATTCAATTAATCTATGAATCTAGAAAGGAAAACTATCTTAACATTATTGATTTTTTATATGAAATTGAATACAAATCATTCCGTAAAATCATAGTTGGGAATATTGTTAGATCCTTTATCAATTACTGTGAGAATACATATCGAGATTTTAACGATATTAAAGAAATTGCAATTCGAGATCGACAAGCTATTTCGTTTGGAATTTCTCACGGTTTTTATTTGAGCGAAACCCGTTTAGAATTCAGCACTATTAGAAAGAAGTTCGAAGCCAAAATAAAGGAGCCAATGAACCAGATGATAAGTAGGCCTGTTTCAAAGAAAGAACATTTCTTTCAAATAATGGCTTCAACATATGAACAAGGAATTATTAATATTTTAATTTCTAAAAATGAACCGATATTTCGAATTAAAAATGCAAAAAATGCAAATACCGTAGAAAAAATCGTTAAAAATCTCCCCAAAAACAAAGCAATTTGTTTTGATGATGATATTAACAATCCTATCAATGTCAAGGAAATCTTTGACGTTATTACAGATGTTGCTCTATCTCAAGGATTTATGACCAGACCATATGAAAATCACATTTTGGACTATGAAAAATGTAAAGTACTTCTCGATAAAATAGAAAAAGAAAATGCGATTGATGAGCAAAAGGATACGCTAGCGGGGATATAA
- a CDS encoding DUF1800 domain-containing protein, whose product MKKIHSFYICLVAFSCGIVFSSFVRNSTVEKFNLPYKKAGLTEQQAAAHLLSRFTYGAKAGDVDAVVKEGLEKWLTQQLVGKQDDASLNQMLAKFEDINLTNTEVENIYPRNAQIVRYAVKDGVIHKDSVNKANGKEYREQILAYMKTKGYKPQQELYRQFISQKILRATYTNNQLQELMTDFWFNHFNVSLSKNQCASYVPAYERDIIRPNVFGKFENLVLSTAKSPAMLMYLDNFSSAGTNVPMEAAASDMQMGGNAQQQQRRKKFQQAVQKNKVQQGKGKAGLNENYAREVMELHTLGVDGGYTQSDVTQAARVLTGWTIAPMGDNGYGAPMKKLMETVGQENLAKRGFVLDGDFIFAVNRHDNGEKVVLGKKFPAGGGYEEGVELLKMLAHHQSTAKFISRKLATRFVNDNPSQSLIDKMAKTFLSTDGDIKSVLITMASAPEFWSKEALREKTKSPFELAISAVRSLDAKVTQPYQLYTWISKMGQQMYYYQAPTGFPDKGQYWINTGSLLNRMNFGLALASQRIPGVTFNLAKMNNNHEPESAEAALVIYSKLFMPERKLDETIARLKPMLNDPNLQTNVANAAQKSAPPQQMNTMANEDANIMDDGGQKGKGKKAFANATPQQKTGTNTMLSQVVGVIIGSPEFQRK is encoded by the coding sequence ATGAAAAAAATTCACAGTTTCTACATTTGCCTTGTCGCATTTAGTTGCGGAATAGTTTTTTCTTCTTTCGTAAGAAATTCAACCGTCGAAAAATTTAACTTACCTTATAAAAAAGCTGGATTAACAGAACAGCAAGCGGCTGCGCATTTATTAAGCCGTTTTACTTATGGTGCCAAAGCAGGTGATGTTGATGCAGTGGTTAAAGAAGGCTTAGAAAAATGGTTAACACAACAATTAGTTGGTAAGCAAGATGATGCAAGCCTTAATCAAATGTTAGCTAAGTTCGAAGACATTAACTTAACCAATACAGAGGTAGAAAACATCTATCCAAGAAATGCACAGATTGTTCGTTATGCGGTTAAGGATGGTGTAATCCATAAAGATTCTGTAAATAAAGCTAATGGCAAAGAATATAGGGAGCAGATTTTAGCCTATATGAAAACCAAGGGTTATAAGCCTCAACAAGAATTATATCGTCAGTTTATTAGCCAAAAAATATTGAGGGCAACGTACACCAATAATCAGCTACAAGAATTGATGACAGATTTTTGGTTTAATCATTTTAATGTTTCATTAAGTAAAAATCAATGTGCTTCTTATGTGCCGGCTTACGAGCGAGATATTATTCGGCCTAATGTGTTTGGCAAGTTTGAAAACCTAGTATTAAGTACCGCTAAATCTCCAGCAATGCTGATGTATTTAGATAATTTCAGCAGTGCTGGAACTAATGTGCCAATGGAAGCTGCTGCCAGCGATATGCAAATGGGAGGCAATGCTCAACAGCAACAACGCAGAAAGAAATTCCAACAAGCTGTTCAAAAAAATAAAGTACAACAAGGAAAAGGAAAAGCAGGCTTAAATGAAAATTACGCTCGTGAGGTAATGGAATTGCATACTTTGGGTGTTGATGGTGGTTATACGCAAAGCGATGTAACCCAAGCTGCCCGTGTTTTAACTGGCTGGACAATTGCACCAATGGGCGATAATGGTTACGGCGCTCCAATGAAAAAATTAATGGAAACCGTGGGACAAGAAAATCTAGCTAAAAGAGGATTCGTGTTAGATGGTGATTTTATTTTTGCTGTAAATCGTCACGATAATGGAGAGAAAGTAGTTTTAGGCAAAAAATTCCCAGCTGGTGGTGGTTATGAGGAAGGAGTGGAGTTATTAAAAATGTTAGCTCATCACCAATCAACAGCTAAATTTATTTCTAGAAAATTAGCCACTCGTTTTGTGAACGATAATCCATCTCAAAGTTTGATAGATAAAATGGCAAAAACATTTTTATCAACTGATGGGGATATTAAAAGTGTTTTGATTACAATGGCAAGTGCTCCAGAATTTTGGTCTAAAGAAGCTTTAAGAGAGAAAACTAAATCGCCTTTTGAATTAGCTATAAGCGCTGTTAGAAGTTTAGATGCAAAAGTTACCCAGCCTTATCAGTTATACACTTGGATTAGCAAAATGGGTCAGCAGATGTATTATTACCAGGCGCCTACAGGTTTTCCAGATAAAGGACAATATTGGATAAATACAGGTTCGTTGTTAAATAGAATGAACTTCGGCTTGGCTCTAGCTTCTCAAAGAATTCCAGGGGTTACTTTTAATCTGGCAAAGATGAATAACAATCACGAGCCAGAAAGTGCTGAAGCAGCCTTAGTTATTTATAGCAAACTATTTATGCCAGAGCGTAAATTGGATGAAACTATTGCTCGCTTAAAGCCAATGCTGAATGACCCAAATTTGCAAACAAATGTGGCAAATGCTGCGCAGAAATCGGCACCACCACAGCAAATGAATACCATGGCAAATGAAGATGCCAATATCATGGATGATGGTGGTCAAAAAGGAAAAGGTAAAAAGGCATTTGCAAATGCAACACCACAACAAAAAACAGGTACAAATACAATGTTGTCTCAAGTTGTAGGCGTAATTATAGGTTCACCAGAATTTCAACGTAAATAA
- a CDS encoding helix-hairpin-helix domain-containing protein produces the protein MKTNIKLPLTDLEKANLKRNKVKIIEILNYGIDELEVLLNSTTERAKEIYALAEFQTVPSIGIKFAEDLVFLGYYSLNELKNKDGAKLTDEYEQKKGYWVDPCVEDQFRLVVNFSDTKDITRTWWSFTEERKKYRLKEGYPTDRPKKAWHEIIQ, from the coding sequence ATGAAGACTAACATTAAGTTGCCACTTACCGACCTTGAAAAAGCAAATCTAAAAAGGAATAAAGTTAAGATAATTGAAATTCTTAACTATGGAATTGACGAATTAGAAGTATTGCTAAACTCAACAACCGAAAGAGCAAAAGAAATATATGCTTTGGCTGAATTTCAAACAGTCCCTTCAATTGGGATAAAATTTGCCGAAGATTTGGTGTTTTTAGGTTATTATTCGCTCAATGAACTAAAAAATAAGGACGGCGCAAAACTGACAGATGAATACGAACAGAAAAAGGGCTATTGGGTTGACCCTTGCGTTGAAGACCAATTCAGATTAGTAGTAAATTTTTCAGACACAAAAGATATTACTAGAACGTGGTGGAGCTTTACCGAAGAGCGAAAAAAATACCGTCTCAAAGAAGGTTACCCAACTGACAGACCTAAAAAAGCGTGGCACGAAATAATACAATAA
- a CDS encoding DUF1501 domain-containing protein codes for MTSRRGFIKAGGLALFGIGLGGIPGFLADAVAGTTTPGLFKKKKILVCIFQRGAMDGLMAVTPFTDQYLKAARPGLFMTAAQGGKNKPLIDLDGKFGLHPSMSAFEPMFREKRMAIVHGIGSPNNTRSHFDAQDYMESGTPFSKGTASGWLNRAVGLLGHDAATTPFQGVSLTSSLPRSFYGDNPAVAIKNLADFNIQLKGNQAGANMASKSFEDLYDQTSSGLLKNTGKESFDAIKMLDKTDTKNYRPENNAIYPATALGNSLKQIAQLIKMDVGMEVAFAESGGWDTHFNQGTETGIFARNVNDLSESMMAFWTDMGKYQDEVTVMTMTEFGRTVAQNGTGGTDHGRASCNFILGNSVSGGMVHGLVNPLAKENLEDGRDLAVTTDFRAVFSEVADKHLGIHNDKVLFPDWSGKQIGVMRGV; via the coding sequence ATGACAAGTAGAAGAGGTTTTATCAAAGCCGGCGGACTGGCATTATTTGGAATTGGTTTAGGTGGTATTCCTGGCTTTTTAGCTGATGCTGTTGCAGGAACAACTACGCCAGGATTATTTAAAAAGAAAAAAATATTAGTTTGTATCTTTCAAAGAGGTGCAATGGATGGTTTGATGGCAGTAACGCCATTTACCGACCAATATTTAAAAGCGGCGAGACCAGGCTTGTTCATGACTGCTGCGCAAGGTGGAAAAAATAAACCACTAATTGACCTTGATGGTAAATTTGGATTACACCCATCGATGAGTGCTTTTGAACCTATGTTTCGTGAAAAACGCATGGCAATTGTGCATGGTATTGGTTCGCCAAATAATACACGTTCGCACTTTGATGCGCAAGATTACATGGAATCTGGAACACCATTTAGCAAAGGAACTGCAAGTGGCTGGTTAAATAGGGCTGTTGGTTTATTAGGTCATGATGCAGCAACTACGCCTTTTCAAGGTGTTAGTTTAACCTCATCGTTACCAAGGTCTTTTTATGGGGATAATCCCGCTGTTGCGATAAAAAACTTAGCAGATTTTAATATTCAGTTGAAAGGAAATCAGGCTGGTGCTAATATGGCGTCAAAAAGCTTTGAAGATTTGTACGACCAAACTTCGTCGGGCTTATTAAAAAACACTGGCAAGGAAAGTTTCGATGCCATTAAGATGCTTGATAAAACTGACACTAAAAATTACAGGCCAGAGAATAATGCCATTTATCCTGCAACTGCTTTAGGAAATTCATTAAAGCAAATTGCACAACTCATTAAAATGGATGTTGGTATGGAAGTAGCATTTGCTGAATCTGGAGGTTGGGACACACACTTTAACCAAGGTACAGAAACTGGGATTTTTGCCCGTAACGTAAATGACTTAAGTGAAAGCATGATGGCTTTTTGGACTGATATGGGTAAATACCAAGATGAAGTAACTGTGATGACGATGACTGAGTTTGGGCGTACCGTAGCGCAAAACGGAACAGGTGGTACAGACCATGGTCGTGCTTCATGTAATTTTATTTTAGGTAATAGTGTAAGCGGTGGAATGGTTCACGGTTTGGTTAACCCTTTAGCTAAAGAAAATTTAGAAGACGGCAGAGATTTAGCCGTAACTACGGATTTTAGAGCAGTATTTAGTGAAGTTGCCGATAAACACTTAGGCATACACAATGATAAAGTGCTCTTCCCAGATTGGTCTGGAAAACAGATTGGTGTGATGAGGGGAGTTTAA